In Bacteroidia bacterium, one genomic interval encodes:
- the gpmI gene encoding 2,3-bisphosphoglycerate-independent phosphoglycerate mutase has protein sequence MNKKKVVLIIMDGWGEGRKDKSNAVYTANTPFIDSCYNKYPHSELLTSGLNVGLPDGQMGNSEVGHLNIGAGRIVYQELALINKAVEEKTLHSNAVILNCLDYVKRTGKKLHLIGLVSNGGVHSHINHLKALCDIARDNQVNDVFIHAFTDGRDCDPKSGLGFIKELENHLQKSSGKIASVVGRYYAMDRDKRWERIKEAYDLLVNGTGVHFDNAVSGIEASYKNNITDEFIKPICISDNNKPVATIQDGDAVICFNFRTDRCREITMALTQQDFHEQNMHKLNLEYVTMTVYDDKFSGVKTIFSKDNLENTLGEVLQNANKTQIRTAETEKYPHVTFFFSGGRENEFRGERRILIPSPKVATYDLQPEMSALPLKDALVNELKKGETDFVCINFANADMVGHTGVFSAAVKAVETVDACVNEIVQCGLEQGYSFLITADHGNADYMINDDGSPNTAHTTNPVPLFLIQPQHEFNLSNGILADLAPTILQLMKVQQPAEMTGKSLLS, from the coding sequence ATGAACAAGAAAAAAGTTGTACTGATTATTATGGATGGCTGGGGCGAAGGCCGAAAAGACAAAAGCAATGCAGTTTATACAGCAAATACGCCATTTATAGATTCTTGTTATAACAAATACCCGCACAGTGAATTACTTACTTCCGGACTTAATGTCGGCCTCCCCGATGGCCAGATGGGAAACAGCGAAGTTGGGCACCTCAACATTGGTGCAGGCAGAATCGTTTATCAGGAATTGGCACTCATCAACAAAGCAGTTGAAGAAAAAACGTTGCATAGCAATGCTGTTATACTCAACTGTCTTGACTATGTAAAACGTACAGGAAAAAAACTACACCTTATCGGACTGGTGAGCAATGGTGGTGTACATTCTCACATCAACCATCTGAAAGCACTTTGTGACATTGCAAGGGACAATCAGGTTAACGATGTTTTTATTCATGCATTTACTGATGGCCGCGATTGCGATCCAAAAAGCGGATTGGGTTTTATTAAGGAGTTAGAGAATCATCTGCAAAAATCTTCAGGAAAAATTGCTTCTGTTGTAGGGCGATATTATGCAATGGATAGAGATAAGCGCTGGGAGCGTATTAAAGAAGCTTATGATTTACTGGTTAACGGTACCGGAGTGCACTTCGACAATGCCGTTAGCGGTATTGAGGCCTCCTATAAAAACAATATCACTGATGAGTTTATCAAACCCATTTGTATTTCAGACAACAACAAACCTGTTGCAACAATACAGGATGGCGATGCCGTTATCTGTTTTAATTTCCGTACTGACCGCTGCCGTGAGATAACAATGGCTCTTACGCAGCAAGACTTCCATGAACAGAATATGCACAAGCTAAATCTGGAGTACGTTACCATGACCGTGTATGACGATAAATTCAGTGGTGTTAAAACAATTTTTTCTAAAGACAACTTAGAAAACACATTAGGCGAAGTTTTGCAGAATGCAAACAAAACTCAAATAAGAACCGCTGAAACCGAGAAATATCCGCACGTTACTTTTTTCTTTTCTGGCGGACGCGAGAATGAATTCCGTGGAGAAAGGCGGATTCTGATTCCTTCGCCCAAGGTGGCCACTTACGACCTGCAACCGGAAATGAGTGCATTACCATTAAAAGATGCATTGGTAAACGAACTAAAAAAAGGTGAAACAGATTTTGTCTGCATCAACTTTGCCAATGCCGATATGGTTGGCCATACAGGCGTGTTTTCGGCAGCTGTAAAAGCAGTAGAAACGGTTGATGCCTGTGTAAACGAAATTGTGCAATGCGGTTTGGAACAGGGTTATTCATTTTTAATCACAGCAGATCATGGTAATGCCGACTATATGATTAACGATGATGGCTCACCCAATACTGCACATACAACCAACCCTGTGCCTTTGTTTCTTATTCAGCCACAACATGAATTCAATTTAAGCAATGGTATTCTGGCAGATCTTGCGCCTACTATTCTGCAATTAATGAAAGTGCAGCAGCCCGCTGAAATGACAGGAAAATCGTTGCTATCATGA